One Gordonia mangrovi genomic region harbors:
- a CDS encoding Fur family transcriptional regulator, whose amino-acid sequence MSDRHQFHRRLRDAGMRVTAPRVAVLEILDDHPHSTADFVATGVREHLGGVSTQTVYDVLRACTNRGLLRRIEPAGSPVRYETRTGDNHHHLICRRCGEIVDIDCAAGQAPCALPDDDHGYRIDEAELTYWGECPRCLEIPAMQRQ is encoded by the coding sequence ATGTCGGATCGTCACCAGTTCCATCGTCGGCTTCGCGACGCGGGCATGCGGGTCACCGCCCCACGCGTCGCGGTGCTCGAGATCCTGGACGACCATCCGCACTCGACCGCGGATTTCGTGGCCACCGGAGTGCGGGAACACCTCGGTGGTGTGTCCACGCAGACCGTCTACGACGTCCTGCGGGCATGCACGAACCGGGGTTTGTTGCGGCGAATCGAGCCGGCCGGATCGCCGGTCCGCTACGAGACGCGTACCGGCGACAATCATCACCATCTGATCTGCCGCCGCTGCGGAGAGATCGTCGACATCGACTGTGCCGCCGGGCAGGCCCCGTGTGCGCTGCCCGACGACGACCACGGCTATCGCATCGACGAAGCCGAGCTCACCTATTGGGGTGAGTGCCCGCGATGCCTCGAAATCCCTGCCATGCAACGACAGTGA